TAGTCTTATACAGCTGGGTGTCGTGGGCAGAGACATATCAAGGCTGTCAAGACTGTGGCGCCTTGGGGGAGGCCACATGATGAGAGACCAGGTAACCAAAAACAGGCGCGATGAGGCTGTgggacgacgccggccaggCAGAATGGACTGGATCTAGGATAGAGACAGAGCCTGCCGAGTCGGCGCTAGCAACGCTAGTCTGCATGAAGGGTCTGCGAACGCTGcggacggcgccggtgacAGCCCCGTTCGTTGTGAGACCGATGAAGGGTTGGCATATAGCCTTGGTGATAAGGAGAGCCAGACGACGGCTCGAACGTTTGTTTGGCAGACGGCGCTTGAGATGGCGTTGTGACGACGATCAACAGCCGGATGGCCTCTCAAGAAAACTCCTCAAATCAGTCTTGGATACACCATGCTTATCTCTCCCATCTCTCAATCAGTCAGTGCCCTTTTTTCTTGTTGAACTGTCTGTTGAACCACCATGCCGGATCCGTCCGCAGACAACGTCAGCCCCGACGCTTGGCTCTCTTGGTAAACGCGACAGGAATGTTGGCCAAGACGCTTTGAAAGATCCGTTTACGTTGTTGCCTGTTACCGAGATCCAGAGGGATTCCGGCCAGCCAAGCGAATGCTTCGACAAGCGGCAGGCATTGGCGTCAGCTGGGTCTCAAACCGGAATCGCACCCCCGACTCAGATGGGGGCTCTCGAAGGatctcctctcccccttgAGTAAGCCTGACCTTACCGTGGCTGAGTGCTTATAAGCCTCCAATTGGCCGCCACGTTGGTATTTTTAGCCCTTCTGTTTTCGATATTGCGCGTCACCTTTCATTCTCAAGCTGTTGATGGCTCGTCAAGGGTTTGGTTCTCCATCATGGTGCCAAATTGTCATCGTTTACTTTTCCAGTGACGATGCCGCGAGATTGTTCCGGGTCGGTAACTGGGATATCTACGTAGACTCATTGAGCGACCAGTACAAACAAGCCTGAGCAGCCGCAGAGCATCTTTGCGAGGTCCAGATTCCTCCGTCCAGCGGCCGAGCGTGGGTTGCGAGAGAAGAAGCCAGCCACCTATGCTGGAAACGGAAGCAATCTGCGGCATCAAGCTGAGCACCAAGGTCTCGCCGTACGCGACCCAGACTTGTCACGGTCACCGCCACGGCTACCTCCCGCTCCAACGCCGAGACCACCGGCCCCGGTACCGCCGGAGGTGAGTATGCGGTTACCTCGGGGGTCGGGTCTACGTTTCCCGGGACTGCGCCAGAGCGCGGCTCCGAATCTTCGTCTACGGGGTGAGTTGACGCCGTCTACCTACCCACCCCAAACGGGGCTCCGGTGGAACGGATTTGTATTTGTCGTTTGGCTCTCTTGCCGTAGCATGCGGCATGCTGTTTCAGTGGGTTTTCCCCCCCCTATCCAGCTTCACGCCTCGTGACATCGAGAGATGAGAAGTGGCTTCCTCTTTCGCAACGtgtctctgtctgcctggGTGGTCATCGAGATCCGGACATGATGACGTTCGTTCTTCTCAAATCTCTATTATCTGTAATTATTCTATCAAATTACCAAGTTCTACAAAGGTACACCCTGTACCGAAAGCAAACGCATTGATGACCATGAGCCCTAGTATTATTCTGTAGTGATCCCAGACGTCTGCTGCTTCACTTCTTGTAAATGTCCGAGTCAAAGTTGGTCGGGAACCtctcgcggccctcggcgtccttgtTCACCCAGACGGAGACCGAGATGCCCGGGCACTTGAAGACGCCGTAcccttcgtcgtcgatgaccacctcgccctcctcccacccgaGCACGTCCGTCCAGCGCTCGCCCGTGTGCTCCTTGCCCACCGCCATGCGGATCTCGCCGGGCCCCGCGTTGCTCATCACGCACGCGAGGCCGTCCGGCTTGTCCCACGTCCCGCGCCGGGCGAAGCCGATGCAGTTCGCGTCGTCCCAGTAGTCTTCCTGGGAGCCGTAGGCGTAGAGCTTGCGGGCCAgcacgaggtcggcgagctTGCCGCCGCACGAGGGCGGCTCCGAGTCCTTTTGCAGGCCGTACAGGTCGCCGTAGAAGGGGCACGGGTAGCCCTCCTTGCGGAGCAGGATCAGGGAGTAGGCCAGCGGCTTGAAGAAGCCCTCGATCTTGGTGTCCATGGTCTGGCCCGGCTGCGTGTCGTGGTTCATCACCACGGTGACGGCGTTGATGGGGTGCGCCTGGACGAGGGTGCCGTCAAAGACCTTGCgcaggtcgccgccctcggtggtgctgatgctgctgaagTTGTAGACGAGAGGCGCGTCGTACAGCGAGAACTTGTGGTCCATGGTGTCGAGCCACTCGGTCATCTCCCCCGTGTTGGCGGTCCAGAactcgccgacgacgaacatGTCCTTGCCGCACTCGTCGCGCAGGTTGTCGATCAGCTCGTTGGTGAAGCGCTGGCTGAAGTgctggacggcgtcgagacgGAAGCCCTTGATGCCGAGCTCCTTGGTGATCCAGACGGCCCAGTTCTTGACGTCCTCCTGGACCTCCGGGTGCGAGtagtcgacgtcggcgaacATCATGTAGTCGGCGTTGCcctgctcgtcgccgacggaCTGCGACCACTCCTTGTGGTCGCCCAGGATCTTGAAGATGGCCTTGCGCTCGTTCGCCTGGTCCCAGTCGGTGCCGCCAAAGTGCTCCCAGTGCCACTTCATGCTCGAGTACTTGTCCCCACGGCCGGGGAAGTCGAAGCCCAGCCACGCCTCGATCTCGTACGGGTCCGAGACCTCCTTGTTGCGGTCGTTGTCGtccacctcgacgacgcggcaCCGCTCCGTCTTGTCGGCGCCCGCCTTGTGGTTCAGCACGGCGTCCCAGTAGACGCCGATGCCGTTCTCCTTGGCCACCTTGCACAGCTCCACCAGGTCCTCCTTGGGGCCCCATTTCGtg
This genomic interval from Colletotrichum higginsianum IMI 349063 chromosome 9, whole genome shotgun sequence contains the following:
- a CDS encoding Glucan 1,4-alpha-maltohexaosidase; protein product: MTICLTHTGSFMAFLDRDNTPLTPTPQAILSITHPSLPYYQVSQVLQSYPFTQRAETIPSPFYTHTHTHTHTHGENNRSIATMGNVGDDREPTRENDTMFQAFEWNVPADKQHWKRLTGAVPKLKAIGVDNIWLPPGCKAQSAEGNGYDIYDLYDLGEFDQKGGKATKWGPKEDLVELCKVAKENGIGVYWDAVLNHKAGADKTERCRVVEVDDNDRNKEVSDPYEIEAWLGFDFPGRGDKYSSMKWHWEHFGGTDWDQANERKAIFKILGDHKEWSQSVGDEQGNADYMMFADVDYSHPEVQEDVKNWAVWITKELGIKGFRLDAVQHFSQRFTNELIDNLRDECGKDMFVVGEFWTANTGEMTEWLDTMDHKFSLYDAPLVYNFSSISTTEGGDLRKVFDGTLVQAHPINAVTVVMNHDTQPGQTMDTKIEGFFKPLAYSLILLRKEGYPCPFYGDLYGLQKDSEPPSCGGKLADLVLARKLYAYGSQEDYWDDANCIGFARRGTWDKPDGLACVMSNAGPGEIRMAVGKEHTGERWTDVLGWEEGEVVIDDEGYGVFKCPGISVSVWVNKDAEGRERFPTNFDSDIYKK